In Rhizobium sp. WSM4643, the following are encoded in one genomic region:
- the infB gene encoding translation initiation factor IF-2, which produces MTDSNDDKTISVAGKKTLTLKPSGMSQGTVRQDMGRGRTKAVVVETRKRRPMRPEDEKPITPVAPAAPVRAAEPAPAPVQARPQQPAPRVQQGNNNQTNQRPQPPRQNDRPRPVVLNHLSPEEMDARRRALADSQARDAQDAIRRAEEEKRRAAEEVVRKAAEAEEAARRAAEEAIRQAEAPTVAEPAAAEPAPAEARSDAPRPQQPASSAPAARRPDAAGAPVARPAPGAAVPGAVRGRRDEKEEDDRGAARSGPVRGRVVRPEPAKPVTTRPKTDEERRRGKLTITTANVDGEDNARGRSLSAMRRRQEKFRRGQMQETREKISREVVLPETITIQELSQRMSERAVDVIKYLMKEGQMMKPGDVIDADLAELIAGEFGHTVRRVSESDVELGIFNVSDDDGELVSRPPVVTIMGHVDHGKTSLLDAIRHANVVSGEAGGITQHIGAYQVEQNGQKITFIDTPGHAAFTAMRARGAQATDIAILVVAADDSVMPQTIESINHAKAAGVPIIVAINKVDKHEADPQKVRNQLLQHEVFVESMGGEVLDVEVSAKTGKNLDKLLEAILLQAEILDLKANANRTAEGTVIEAQLDRGRGSVATVLVQKGTLRPGQIIVAGDVWGRVRALVTDKGDHVKEAGPATPVEVLGLSGTPQAGDKFAVVESESRAREISEYRQRLARDKAAARQSGQRGSLEQMMMQRQSVGIKEFPLVIKGDVQGSIEAIAGALEKLGTDEVRARIVHSGCRGITESDISLAEASNAAIIGFNVRANTQARQFAEREGIEIRYYNIIYDLVDDVKAAMSGLLSPERRETFIGNAEILEVFNITKVGKVAGCRVVEGKVERGAGVRLIRNDVVVHEGKLKTLKRFKDEVSEVPMGQECGMAFENYEDMRAGDVIECFRVEHITRTL; this is translated from the coding sequence ATGACCGATAGTAACGACGACAAGACAATCAGCGTAGCGGGCAAAAAGACACTCACCCTGAAACCATCGGGGATGAGCCAGGGTACCGTTCGCCAGGATATGGGTCGAGGCCGCACCAAGGCGGTCGTCGTCGAGACCCGTAAGCGGCGCCCGATGCGCCCGGAAGATGAAAAGCCGATCACACCCGTCGCTCCGGCGGCCCCCGTCCGCGCAGCCGAACCGGCGCCCGCACCCGTGCAGGCACGTCCGCAGCAGCCGGCTCCGCGGGTTCAGCAGGGCAACAACAACCAGACGAACCAGCGTCCGCAGCCGCCGCGCCAGAACGATCGTCCGCGCCCGGTGGTGCTGAACCATCTGTCGCCGGAAGAGATGGACGCCCGCCGCCGCGCGCTTGCCGACTCCCAGGCGCGTGACGCCCAGGATGCGATCCGCCGCGCCGAGGAAGAAAAGCGCCGTGCCGCCGAAGAGGTTGTCCGCAAGGCAGCCGAAGCGGAGGAAGCTGCCCGCCGGGCTGCTGAAGAGGCTATCCGGCAGGCTGAAGCACCCACTGTTGCCGAACCGGCAGCCGCAGAACCGGCTCCGGCCGAAGCACGCTCCGACGCGCCACGGCCGCAGCAGCCCGCATCGTCGGCACCGGCCGCACGCCGGCCCGATGCGGCTGGAGCACCTGTTGCCCGTCCGGCACCGGGCGCTGCCGTCCCCGGCGCCGTTCGCGGCCGTCGCGACGAAAAGGAAGAAGACGATCGTGGCGCAGCGCGCAGCGGCCCGGTCCGTGGCCGCGTCGTGCGCCCGGAACCGGCAAAGCCGGTCACGACTCGTCCGAAGACGGATGAAGAGCGCCGTCGCGGCAAGTTGACGATCACCACCGCCAACGTCGACGGCGAGGACAATGCCCGCGGTCGTTCGCTCTCGGCGATGCGTCGCCGGCAGGAGAAGTTCCGCCGCGGTCAGATGCAGGAAACCCGCGAGAAGATCTCCCGCGAAGTGGTTCTGCCCGAGACCATCACCATTCAGGAACTGTCGCAGCGCATGTCCGAACGCGCCGTCGACGTCATCAAGTACCTGATGAAGGAAGGCCAAATGATGAAGCCGGGCGACGTCATCGACGCCGACCTTGCCGAACTCATCGCCGGCGAATTCGGCCATACGGTCAGGCGCGTGTCGGAATCCGACGTCGAACTCGGCATCTTCAACGTGTCAGACGACGATGGCGAACTGGTTTCGCGCCCGCCCGTCGTCACCATCATGGGCCATGTCGACCACGGCAAGACCTCGCTGCTCGACGCCATCCGCCATGCCAACGTGGTCTCCGGCGAAGCCGGCGGCATCACCCAGCATATCGGTGCCTACCAGGTGGAGCAGAACGGCCAGAAGATCACCTTCATCGATACGCCCGGCCACGCCGCCTTCACGGCAATGCGTGCCCGCGGTGCGCAGGCGACCGACATCGCGATCCTGGTCGTCGCAGCCGACGACAGCGTGATGCCGCAGACGATCGAATCGATCAACCACGCCAAGGCGGCCGGTGTTCCGATCATCGTGGCGATCAACAAGGTCGACAAGCACGAGGCCGATCCGCAGAAGGTCCGCAACCAGTTGCTGCAGCACGAAGTCTTCGTGGAATCCATGGGCGGCGAAGTGCTTGACGTCGAGGTTTCGGCCAAGACCGGCAAGAACCTCGACAAGCTGCTCGAGGCGATCCTGCTGCAGGCGGAAATTCTCGATCTCAAGGCCAATGCGAACCGGACCGCGGAAGGCACTGTCATCGAAGCCCAGCTCGATCGTGGCCGTGGTTCGGTCGCGACCGTGCTCGTCCAGAAGGGCACACTGCGTCCGGGCCAGATCATCGTCGCCGGCGACGTCTGGGGCCGCGTGCGCGCTCTCGTTACCGACAAGGGCGACCATGTGAAGGAAGCTGGTCCGGCAACACCGGTCGAGGTTCTCGGTCTGTCCGGCACGCCGCAGGCCGGCGACAAGTTCGCCGTCGTCGAAAGCGAAAGCCGTGCCCGCGAAATCTCGGAATATCGTCAGCGTCTGGCCCGCGACAAGGCGGCTGCCCGCCAGTCGGGACAGCGCGGTTCGCTGGAACAGATGATGATGCAGCGCCAGAGCGTCGGCATCAAGGAGTTCCCGCTGGTCATCAAGGGTGACGTGCAGGGCTCGATCGAAGCGATTGCCGGCGCCCTGGAGAAGCTCGGCACCGACGAAGTCCGCGCCCGCATCGTCCATTCGGGGTGCCGCGGCATCACCGAGTCGGATATCTCGCTCGCCGAAGCCTCGAACGCGGCCATCATCGGCTTCAACGTTCGTGCGAATACGCAGGCACGCCAGTTCGCCGAGCGCGAAGGCATCGAAATCCGCTACTACAACATCATCTACGACCTCGTGGATGACGTGAAAGCAGCGATGTCGGGTCTCTTGTCTCCGGAACGGCGCGAAACCTTCATCGGCAACGCCGAGATCCTCGAGGTGTTCAACATCACCAAGGTCGGCAAGGTCGCAGGCTGCCGTGTCGTCGAAGGCAAGGTCGAACGTGGTGCAGGCGTCCGCCTCATCCGCAACGACGTTGTCGTTCACGAAGGCAAGCTCAAGACCCTCAAGCGCTTCAAGGACGAAGTGTCCGAAGTGCCGATGGGTCAGGAATGCGGCATGGCCTTCGAAAACTACGAAGACATGCGCGCCGGCGACGTCATCGAGTGCTTCCGCGTCGAGCATATCACGCGCACGCTCTAA
- a CDS encoding RNA-binding protein: MMTAHEPDAPLGDDDLAGYDVNGRMCIVTRESGSPEELIRFVAAPDGTVVADLKRELPGRGCWVKIDRSLVDRAVAKKLFARALKTDVKAADDLGANVDRLLAAQLMQMMNMARKAGQFVSGSSKVDAAVRSGAALAVFHATGAADDGVRKIDQARKAWHLGMETEEEIPSFRLFSESEMEGLMGQNAFIHAAVLAGQAGEGVVKRAKMLEQYRNGGQSRAAGGAGRQKQ; the protein is encoded by the coding sequence ATGATGACCGCGCATGAACCGGACGCTCCTCTCGGGGACGACGATCTTGCAGGTTATGACGTGAACGGACGCATGTGCATCGTGACGCGCGAAAGCGGATCGCCGGAAGAGCTGATCCGCTTCGTCGCCGCTCCCGATGGAACAGTTGTCGCCGATCTGAAGCGCGAGCTTCCGGGACGCGGATGCTGGGTGAAGATCGACCGGTCGCTGGTCGACAGGGCGGTGGCAAAGAAGCTCTTTGCCCGCGCGCTGAAGACGGATGTAAAGGCGGCGGACGATCTCGGCGCGAATGTCGACCGGCTGCTGGCGGCGCAATTGATGCAGATGATGAACATGGCGCGGAAAGCCGGCCAGTTCGTCAGCGGGTCCTCGAAAGTGGATGCCGCGGTCAGAAGCGGAGCAGCGCTTGCGGTGTTCCACGCGACTGGTGCAGCGGACGACGGCGTCCGGAAAATCGACCAGGCCCGCAAGGCCTGGCACCTCGGAATGGAGACCGAGGAGGAGATACCTTCCTTCCGTCTCTTCTCGGAGAGCGAAATGGAAGGCCTGATGGGCCAGAATGCTTTTATCCATGCCGCAGTGCTTGCAGGGCAGGCGGGTGAAGGTGTAGTGAAGCGCGCAAAGATGCTCGAACAGTACCGTAATGGCGGTCAGTCCCGGGCAGCGGGCGGCGCTGGCCGGCAAAAACAATGA
- the nusA gene encoding transcription termination factor NusA, with amino-acid sequence MAVSANRLELLQIADAVAREKVIDREIVLAAMADAIQKAARSRYGTESNIRADINPKTGEIRLQRLLEVVDKAEDYSTQIPLELARDRNPDAALGDFIADPLPPMDFGRIAAQSAKQVIVQKVREAERDRQFDEFKDRVGEIVNGTVKRVEYGNVIVDLGRGEGIIRRDEMIPRENVRYGDRVRAYVYDVRREQRGPQIFLSRTHPQFMVKLFTMEVPEIYDGIIQVKSVARDPGSRAKIAVISNDSSIDPVGACVGMRGSRVQAVVGELQGEKIDIIPWSQDPATFVVNALQPAEVAKVVLDEDAERIEVVVPDEQLSLAIGRRGQNVRLASQLTGWDIDIMTEAEESERRQKEFNERTNLFMDSLDVDEMVGQVLASEGFAAVEELAYVDLDEISSIDGFDEETAQEIQQRAREFLERLEAEMDEKRKALGVQDELREINGMTAQMMVALGEDGIKTIEDFAGCAADDLVGWSERKNGETKKFEGLFSKFDVSRVEAEQMIVQARLSAGWITQEDLAKGTEEEVTEAEQEA; translated from the coding sequence ATGGCAGTCAGTGCGAACCGGCTCGAACTTCTGCAGATCGCAGATGCAGTGGCGCGCGAAAAAGTCATCGACCGCGAGATCGTGCTGGCCGCAATGGCCGATGCCATCCAGAAGGCGGCACGCTCCCGTTACGGCACCGAGTCGAACATCCGGGCCGACATCAACCCGAAGACCGGCGAAATCCGCCTGCAGCGCCTGCTCGAAGTCGTCGACAAGGCCGAGGATTATTCGACGCAGATCCCGCTGGAGCTGGCCCGCGACCGCAACCCGGACGCCGCACTCGGCGATTTCATCGCCGACCCGCTGCCGCCGATGGATTTCGGCCGCATCGCCGCACAGTCGGCCAAGCAGGTGATCGTCCAGAAGGTCCGCGAAGCCGAGCGTGACCGCCAGTTCGACGAATTCAAGGATCGCGTCGGCGAAATCGTCAACGGTACCGTCAAGCGCGTCGAATACGGCAACGTCATCGTCGATCTCGGCCGTGGCGAAGGCATCATCCGCCGCGACGAAATGATCCCGCGCGAAAACGTCCGCTATGGCGATCGCGTCCGTGCATACGTCTATGACGTCCGTCGCGAGCAGCGCGGCCCGCAGATCTTCCTGTCGCGCACGCATCCGCAGTTCATGGTGAAACTCTTCACCATGGAAGTGCCGGAGATTTACGACGGCATCATCCAGGTGAAGTCGGTCGCCCGTGATCCGGGTTCGCGCGCCAAGATCGCGGTGATCTCGAACGACAGCTCGATCGATCCGGTCGGAGCCTGCGTCGGGATGCGCGGCTCGCGCGTCCAGGCCGTGGTCGGCGAGCTCCAGGGCGAGAAGATCGACATCATCCCGTGGAGCCAGGACCCGGCGACCTTCGTCGTCAACGCGCTCCAGCCGGCCGAAGTCGCCAAGGTCGTTCTCGACGAGGATGCCGAGCGTATCGAAGTCGTCGTTCCCGACGAGCAGCTGTCGCTTGCGATCGGCCGCCGCGGCCAGAACGTCCGCCTCGCCTCGCAGCTGACCGGCTGGGATATCGACATCATGACGGAGGCCGAGGAATCGGAGCGCCGCCAGAAGGAATTCAACGAGCGCACCAACCTGTTCATGGATTCGCTCGATGTCGACGAGATGGTCGGCCAGGTTTTGGCTTCGGAAGGTTTTGCCGCGGTTGAAGAGCTGGCTTATGTCGATCTCGATGAAATCTCTTCGATCGACGGTTTCGACGAGGAGACGGCGCAGGAAATCCAGCAGCGTGCCCGCGAATTCCTCGAGCGTCTCGAAGCCGAGATGGACGAGAAGCGCAAGGCGCTCGGTGTCCAGGACGAACTGCGTGAAATTAACGGCATGACCGCCCAGATGATGGTGGCGCTCGGCGAAGATGGCATCAAGACGATCGAAGACTTTGCCGGCTGCGCTGCCGACGATCTCGTCGGCTGGTCGGAACGCAAGAACGGTGAAACGAAGAAGTTCGAAGGGCTGTTCTCGAAGTTCGACGTCTCGCGCGTCGAAGCAGAACAGATGATCGTCCAGGCCCGCCTTTCGGCTGGCTGGATCACGCAAGAGGACCTGGCGAAGGGGACCGAAGAAGAGGTCACCGAAGCCGAACAAGAAGCATGA
- the rimP gene encoding ribosome maturation factor RimP, producing the protein MSDMTNADNELEPRLITETGLDQRLADIIEPVLVGIGFRLIRVRMLNQNGATMQVMAERNDGTMSVQDCEEVSMAISPVLDVEDPIDKEYHLEVSSPGIDRPMVRKSDFVRWQGHLVKCETSILIDNRKRFRGKIVEAGADGFTLERDQVAYGEEQKVTIPFTALSDAKLILTDDLIRDALRADKLAKAQAANQNEADEE; encoded by the coding sequence TTGTCGGACATGACAAACGCAGACAACGAACTTGAGCCGCGGCTGATTACTGAAACCGGGCTCGACCAGCGTCTTGCCGATATCATCGAACCCGTTCTCGTCGGCATTGGCTTTAGGCTTATCCGCGTCCGGATGCTGAACCAGAACGGCGCGACGATGCAGGTTATGGCCGAACGCAACGACGGCACGATGTCGGTTCAGGATTGCGAAGAAGTCTCGATGGCGATTTCTCCCGTCCTCGATGTGGAAGATCCGATCGATAAAGAGTATCATCTGGAGGTGTCTTCGCCCGGCATCGACCGTCCGATGGTGCGGAAATCCGATTTCGTCCGCTGGCAGGGCCACCTTGTGAAATGCGAGACGTCGATCTTGATCGACAATCGCAAGCGCTTCCGCGGCAAGATCGTCGAAGCAGGCGCAGATGGTTTCACGCTCGAGCGTGACCAGGTTGCCTATGGGGAAGAGCAGAAGGTCACCATTCCCTTCACGGCGCTTAGCGATGCGAAGCTCATTCTGACCGACGACCTGATCCGCGATGCGTTGCGGGCCGACAAGCTGGCGAAAGCCCAGGCCGCCAACCAGAACGAAGCGGACGAAGAATAA
- a CDS encoding MFS transporter, whose amino-acid sequence MAYTSSTLAPLRHDTYRTIWFASLSSNFGGLIQAVGAAWMMTTITASEDMVALVQTSTALPIMLFSLISGALADNYDRRRVMLTAQCMMLTVSALLTASALLGWITPWLLLFFTFLIGCGTALNNPSWQASVGDMVPRADLPGAVTLNSMGFNITRSVGPAIGGVIVAAAGAAAAFAVNTLSYLALIYALLRWRPAAPVSTLPREALGSAIFAGLRYVSMSPNLEKVLVRGLLFGIGASSILALLPVVALDLVAGGPLTYGFMLGAFGIGAIGGAVLNARLRQVLSSEMIVRLSFAGFALSAVIAAVSPSAVLTSAGLLVSGACWVSALSLFNTIVQLSTPRWVVGRALSLYQTVTFGGIAGGSWLWGVAADRYGVADALLMSSVVMLLGIAIGLRFSMPAFASLNLDPLNRFTEPALSLDITPRSGPIVIQVDYEIGDDDLAEFMELMGERRRIRIRDGARNWALMRDLENPSLWTETYHTPTWVEYIRHNQRRTQADAENTDRLRALHRGEGPLHVHRMIERQAIPPGDDVFHKAPIDLHH is encoded by the coding sequence GTGGCCTACACTTCGTCGACATTGGCGCCTTTGCGGCACGATACCTACCGCACCATCTGGTTCGCGAGCCTTTCTTCGAATTTCGGCGGCCTGATCCAGGCGGTGGGCGCCGCCTGGATGATGACGACGATCACCGCGTCGGAGGACATGGTTGCGCTGGTACAGACCTCGACGGCGCTGCCGATCATGTTGTTTTCGCTGATATCGGGTGCGCTGGCCGACAATTATGACCGCCGCCGGGTCATGCTGACGGCGCAGTGCATGATGCTCACCGTCTCGGCGCTGCTGACGGCCTCGGCCCTGCTCGGCTGGATCACGCCCTGGCTGCTGCTCTTCTTCACCTTCCTGATCGGCTGCGGCACCGCGCTCAACAATCCCTCCTGGCAGGCCTCGGTCGGCGACATGGTGCCGCGTGCCGACCTGCCGGGTGCGGTCACGTTGAACAGCATGGGTTTCAACATCACCCGCAGCGTCGGCCCGGCAATCGGCGGCGTCATCGTCGCCGCTGCCGGCGCGGCCGCGGCTTTCGCGGTTAACACGCTGAGTTACCTCGCCTTGATCTATGCCCTGTTGCGCTGGCGGCCAGCCGCGCCCGTCTCGACCCTGCCGCGGGAGGCGCTCGGCAGCGCCATCTTCGCCGGCCTGCGTTACGTCTCGATGTCGCCCAATCTCGAAAAGGTCCTCGTCAGAGGGCTGCTCTTCGGCATCGGCGCCAGCTCGATCCTGGCGCTGCTGCCGGTCGTCGCCCTCGATCTCGTTGCCGGCGGGCCGCTGACCTATGGTTTCATGCTCGGCGCCTTCGGTATCGGCGCAATCGGCGGTGCCGTGCTGAATGCCAGGCTTCGCCAAGTGCTTTCCAGCGAGATGATCGTCCGCCTGTCCTTTGCCGGCTTCGCATTGAGCGCAGTCATCGCAGCCGTGAGCCCAAGTGCCGTCCTGACCTCCGCCGGGCTGCTCGTTTCCGGCGCCTGCTGGGTCTCTGCACTTTCGCTGTTCAATACCATCGTCCAGCTTTCGACGCCGCGCTGGGTGGTCGGCCGGGCGCTGTCGCTCTACCAGACCGTCACCTTCGGCGGCATCGCCGGCGGCAGCTGGCTGTGGGGCGTTGCTGCGGATCGCTACGGCGTCGCCGATGCGCTGCTGATGTCATCCGTCGTCATGCTGCTCGGCATCGCCATCGGCCTGCGCTTTTCCATGCCGGCCTTCGCCTCGCTCAACCTCGACCCGCTGAACCGCTTCACCGAACCGGCCCTCAGTCTCGACATCACGCCGCGCAGCGGCCCGATCGTCATCCAGGTCGATTACGAGATCGGAGATGACGACCTGGCCGAGTTCATGGAATTGATGGGCGAACGCCGCCGTATCCGCATCCGCGACGGCGCTCGCAACTGGGCGCTGATGCGTGATCTCGAAAATCCCAGCCTTTGGACGGAAACCTACCACACGCCGACCTGGGTCGAATACATAAGACACAACCAGCGGCGCACGCAGGCCGATGCCGAAAACACCGACAGGCTTCGTGCGCTTCACCGCGGCGAAGGTCCGCTGCATGTCCACCGCATGATCGAACGCCAGGCCATTCCGCCGGGCGACGACGTCTTCCACAAGGCGCCGATCGATCTGCATCATTGA
- a CDS encoding GNAT family N-acetyltransferase yields the protein MCRFRLARQSDLAAIVRLLADDDLGGSREIVSDTVDARYLSAFAAIEADANQLLAVATDAADRVVGCLQLSFVPGLSRTGMWRGQIESVRVASDLRGSGLGAQFIEWAIAQCAERGCGLVQLTSDKTRGDAIRFYERLGFVASHEGLKRTL from the coding sequence ATGTGTAGATTCAGGCTCGCCCGCCAATCCGATCTTGCCGCCATCGTCCGGCTTCTGGCCGATGACGATCTCGGCGGCAGCAGGGAGATCGTTTCGGATACTGTCGACGCGCGTTATCTCTCGGCCTTTGCCGCGATCGAGGCTGATGCCAATCAGCTTCTGGCCGTCGCAACCGACGCGGCCGATCGGGTCGTCGGCTGTTTGCAGCTGAGCTTTGTTCCCGGCCTTTCGAGGACGGGCATGTGGCGCGGCCAGATCGAAAGCGTGCGTGTCGCAAGCGATCTTCGCGGCTCTGGCCTCGGCGCGCAATTCATCGAATGGGCGATCGCCCAATGCGCCGAGCGCGGCTGCGGCCTCGTGCAGCTGACATCGGACAAGACGCGAGGGGATGCGATCCGCTTTTACGAGAGGCTCGGTTTCGTCGCCAGCCATGAAGGCTTGAAACGCACTCTGTGA